Below is a genomic region from Triticum dicoccoides isolate Atlit2015 ecotype Zavitan chromosome 5A, WEW_v2.0, whole genome shotgun sequence.
ACACCGTGGAGCCGTCGGCGCCGTCATTACTTGCCGTCGGCTGCCTCCTCGGCCGCGGCCTTGTCGCGTTCTTCCTGGACCCTGGCGGCGATCATGGCGGCCTCGTGGTCCGCGGCCTCGAGCAGGAAGCTGCCGCCCTCGTCGTCCACGGCGACCTGGAGCGGCTGGCAGCCGAGGCCGTCGGCGACGGCGAGCATGATGCGGCGCATCTCGCCGCGGAACTCGGCGCGGTCGACGGCGCCGCTGTGGTCGGCGTCGAACTGCTCGAAGACGGCGTCGTAGAAGGCGGCCACCTCGGAGGGGAGCGGGGCCGGCTCGGCGGAGCCGAAGCCCGCGCCGTCGAGGAGGCGGAAGGACTCGAGCGCGCGGCGGAGCTCGGCGCGGGAGAGCACGCCGTCGCCGTTGGCGTCGAGCGCGGCGAAGCGCGCGTCCACGCTGCGCGCGAAGGCCGCCTCGTCCGCCACGAAGGACCGCACCGTCGACCCGTCCAGGACCACCACGCTCATCTCGTCGTCGGTCGAACGCCGGCCCCTCGCTCTCGCTCTCGCTCGCCGCGGCAGCTCTGGTCGTGGCTTGTTGAGGATCTGCTGGAGggtggagtggagtggagtggaaTGGAGACTTCCGACAGCGGATTTGATTTTTGTGTTGAGTTTGGCCTCTGGGAGCCACGTTTATCTGCTTGATGTGGTCGTCGGGTCATGCTTTGGGATATTTTCGCTTCTCCGTGTGCAATGGTCAGTAGGTACTCAGTAGTCATTGTCACTCTTCAGCCTGGAATTTTTCTTGCCTCGCAAATGGCTTAGCCATGTGATCGCCGCACACCGTAACGACGCAGAGAGTGCCTTATCCATTGCAGGCTTCAAACAAGGACTCCCTGCATGATCTATCGGAAAGGTTTACCGCTGGAATAAAGTACCCAAAATATCATAAAGAATATTCCTAGACCACTGAAcgaccatcgtcgccgtcgaaaCGTGCTGAAGGCACACTTTGTCACCGCTCCCCTACTAGGACCAATTTGACATTATGGATGAAGGTCAGGAAATCTTCGAACACGTGTCTCTAAAGATCAGCGCCACAGGAACGTAGTCGCGGCCACTAAACCCTTGAAGATCCACTATGCCATACCTGCGGCCGACTCTTGACACCGGATCTACTCAGCACAAGAAGCTAACTTCATCGCCCCGAGTCCCCGATAGAAAGTCATGAATCTGCATTGAAGCGCCCCCATCCCCAAGCACCCTCGACGTGAGAACCCAACAGAAACTATAGCAAAGGCACCATATGTGGTCGATTGCCATAATAATCACTGGTATGACGATCGACAATCAAAAAGTAGCTCTCACAGAGTCGTCAGTCGCGGCCACAAATTTTTTGAAGCTTGCTCCAAAAAAGAGATCGAGCATCTAAATATGAAGGTTGTGGAGGCCTCATTTGGAACTCCTCCAAACCCAACCGTCCGCGGGGGAGGGATctttcatcttcttcctcctcgcgccacggGCGTGTTTGAAGCGACGCTGCCAGCCGTGTCCGGCACTGAAAATCATCGTCAAGGGGGCCGACTTGACCACACTTATGGCAAACTCACTCCATTGGATACTCGTGGCGGAATCATCGACCGCCAAACCACCCGCCACCACGGCTATAAAAGTTGGATGTTGTGGTGTCCCCATAACCCAACCCTAGCTGCCTCATCCCTCCTCCTTATATGGCTAGTTCCTCGCCTTT
It encodes:
- the LOC119298224 gene encoding uncharacterized protein LOC119298224, which codes for MSVVVLDGSTVRSFVADEAAFARSVDARFAALDANGDGVLSRAELRRALESFRLLDGAGFGSAEPAPLPSEVAAFYDAVFEQFDADHSGAVDRAEFRGEMRRIMLAVADGLGCQPLQVAVDDEGGSFLLEAADHEAAMIAARVQEERDKAAAEEAADGK